cttcgggacttaattcaagttatattttgagcccgggtttattttacaaaaattaagaaacttaggcacttgatttggaacacttttagctataaatacaagtgttatgcctagggttgagGAGGCCAATTCAATTGTAATATACGGCCATTGGAGGTTCCTTCATTCACATACATGATCACAGTATGGAGAGAAAGTcgtgagagaggaaaaaggtgATCAgtgggagaaagaaaagaaaaaactcttgCTCTCCTTGGAGGTGGAACAATCGGAGAAGAGGCCAAGAGGAGTCTTCAGCATGTAGGAGGTTGACGATTGAGGAGGGAGAACACATATCTCCACTATGGGGCAGCACATGTAAAGGGCTATTTGATCTACGTTCGACGATATTCGAGCAAATTTCGACAAATAGACCTTCAAACGGAGAGCCACATGGCCGTTCACCGCCTCCCAACCTGTTCACGATGCAGCCGCTGCAGTGTTTACAACCGTGGAGTTTCCTTCAAGAATCTTGGTCCTTGATGTTTTAAGAATCAAGATCGGAAAAATCTGTCCTTCCTCGCATCACTCACCACCTTTTGATCAGGTTTGGAAGGATTCTAACGGAGTTtaattttgtcatattttttttgccaagtgGAGTGCAGGACCGAAGACAATAAAAGTGATGCCAGAACAGTCCAATGTGCCAGATCGTGTCGTTGATCACCCTCACAGGCAGCTAACTCCAAGTTCACGCATGAATCCATTGGAGAAGTATATGTTCAATGCAAGACCACGTTCGGTCAACATATAGCAGGAGTGCGtgcataaaaaaatggaaaatttgacTCCATTCATGACCACGCTCAGATGGGTTGTTCGTTGCCAAGCCATCAACACTAGTTTGAGCCGATTTTTTACGGGCTGTTCGGGGTTGCGTGTTCTGCCGTTTTTTGCACAATTTCCCTGcaatttgttgtttcttttaggTGGATCTACGCTTTAAATTGCCGCTGCAAATTAAGCTTTATCGACAATACAAAATTGTCTTTGCCAAAGTCCTTTAGGTGTGCGGAATTCCCTAGCCGATCAGTCCATTCCCAAGCTTGGTGTGCAGGTTTTTCCAAGCAAAGTTCGAATTAGGAGATTGCAattcgcaagataaggtaaaattctactCTTGGATATCAAAGTTATCTTGTTTGAATTTATCCGAATTACTTGACATTATCCGTAaggattttttcttaaattggaaaattggaatattgagcaaatcttgtggatattatgcctatctctagaatatttgacatctattgttgctctatttaaaatttccgaatcctaagcatatcggataagatcTATATCTCAGTTgggaattctgaatatatctttaaaattcgaggaattatctaaaagatttcagatctcgagagataacttttcttgaattaaaagatatcaatcattTGTGAATAGGAGCTtgtctccttgaaaattccggaatcccctaaggattttcgaaaatttaataaatatttgaacatttttaaacaaaattgcctataatatatgctccattgtgcccgacccttcggaatattaaattgcaagccttaaccttgatcttatggggtgggatggcaatttagtataagatttcgtattctgccctttggcgagaagggacgttgatatcttataccactatttgcatactagctcgaatccccgagaatgtagcgaataaaatcttgctctagccagaacatttttaaacaaaactaCCTATGGGCTGCTTCTCAGCCGACCAAACTTTCTTTCCCGAGGAAACCGCTTGAGCCCGCTGAGGAGGCCCATCGATCCACCAAGGAGTACCGACTGAAGCACTCCATCCTTGAGGAATGGCGTCCAAAGCTCCCAGATATTACTCCATCCCGATCCCTCAACAACGAGCTTAGGCGTTTGCTGGCCGAAGCTGATGAAGAGATTGCCATGGCGAAGAAAGTCATCAAGCGGTTGAAGGCACAAGCTGGTCCTCAAGTCAAGAGATCCAGGAATGGAGCCGGGCCCTCGAAGTGATATACATTTGTTGAGTCATGTcgtcgtgtttttttttctttcctaggCCTTATGTTAGGAGTTCATCGGATTTTAGGGATCTCATATCTTATTACACTTTCTGATTACTAAAACAGTTCTGttttcattctgaccttgctgtcttgtacgaatttttacttccctttcatgttggatttaatttcctcacttcaaacGAAAAATGTTCGTAAGATCTTGATCCATcgtctcaaaaaatttcatggtaatccagtgtgttttctatttattatggaattaatggccggggtcgagcaggctggaatttgacatGTTCccagactacagattcattttgcaatTTACTACTAGAAAACGTGCCGTATTGATAAATTGCCAAATATGAAAGTTGTAgatctatgtttcaactaatagtctgaaaaatttcagaattaaattcacaatctaagggggtccttcgttcttttaaatATAGGCGGACaggacagttttctgaacatgatttttcggaaagacacattaaactgatttgatccgctcatttctagtctgatctccctacatgaaagttgttcatcagCCTCTCTACTACAAGCTcataaattttcacaccattttgaCTACATTATGATTTTTCACGAATTGTTTGCCGAAATCCGACGAAACTGGAATTTCCTGGTCAGGGTCGCGAGCCAAGTTTGAGTGGCGTTCACAAGTCTAGattagccatggatcgactcgacgtctctcaCAACGTTTTACTCATCACTTGATCGTCCCTTTCAGGTAATTTAACACGGATCCTCCGCATATTACTCGATCAGTcacaaagaggatggccgacatcaacgccgtCGTCAATGCCGCCCTAGATGAGAAACTTGCCTCCCCGATCGaacgctttgaagggatgatgtcccaaaagatggaggaaatgatggctgcctttaCCGCCAAGCTTCAGCCACCTAATTCTGGCCTACTACCAGGCCTTTCCATTCCTCCGGGAGATAACACCGGCAAAACCTCCGAAGCTGCTCCTTAccggacaatgccgctagaagacgtgatcaTTGCTGGCATGAGCTCGGGTTCACCACCCCCACTCCCAGCTCCCCAAGCCAATCCTGTTGCTATGGGGATGAATGATGAGACGGCCAAACCGTTAGCTCAGATGgagcagaggatccgagaagtAGAAGGTACCCATAACATCCCCCAGGTTGATTTCTCCGCCTTCTCGAAGGTTAGTGTGCCCGAGAAGTttaaaatgcccgacttcgaaaagtatgacGGCACTTCCAACCCAGTGCAACATGTTCAGATGTACCAAGCCAGGATGAGCAAATATGCGGCTAACGTTCCTCTGATGATTCAAACCTTCCAGGCCAACTTGAAAGATGCAGCTATGAGATGGTACACGGACTATGAAATATACAGCATGGAGAACCGGGAGAAGGCGGCTAATGCTTTTGTTAAGCATTTTAGTTTCAACTTGGATGTTCTCATTTCTAGGGAAGATCTAGAACAGCGAGAGATGAAGAAAGGCGAGACGATTAAGCATGacgccaccaggtggaggaatgtggcatctcagcTGAAGCCAATACCCCCCGAgcgagagctcatgaaattatttgtcTCCACTCTACCTCGGACAATGCGGTCGCGAATCCTTGGATCTGCTGCAACGTCGTTCAGTCACCTCATTGCAATGGTTGAAGAGGTGGAAagtggcatgaagaaaggttggtatgaGGATGCTGGTGCGCCCGCTAAACGGTTCGCggtaaagaaagacaaagaacCCGCTCCACAAGTGAATGTCACTTATACTCGGAAGCCCCAGGTCCAAGCGCCCAAGGTTCAAACCCCTAATCAACAATCGGAGAATTTTAGTACTCGGGGACAAAGAGGATACAAGCGCAATCGACAGTATACACCATTGCCTGGTACTCTTTCGCAGGTCTAGGCCGTCCTACGTAAGAAGGACTTATTGTCAACAGAGCCCATGTGGCCGAATTATGCAACCTTTGCAAGGTACGACCCGACTAAGAAATGTGACTACCATCGAGGAGAACTCGGACATGATACGGACGGCTGTTATGTACTCAAGAATCGCATCCAGGACTTGCTCGACTCcggggcattttcatttcagAATAACGATCGATCGAATGTTCAAAATAATCGGTTGCCCAATCATTCGGGCAACGTTTGAGAAATCATTGGTGGGGATGGGCGTTGGCCCTCAAgagtaattatttttcaatctttcatTTCCCCCTGTATGGGAGCTTTTATTGTTTTctaggattttcattttcattccaTGTTACAATTTaggatttcaatttcaataagatgtaattcgattgatttaatatcaataaaattacagatgtttttcattatattttgaattttgtcgaggtatctcaaactaacccgatgatgataaccaacgattgaacGTATTGTCATCcatggtaagcaccgagggttgggcttctcaagatTTCTGGTCCCAAGGTTTTTGAAAACAAAaggtttttcataaaaaattttagaaatggCATGTGGTTTAACCCGAGTTGTTCTACTGATGCTTATACTATGTGTTTCAGAATCAATCCAGGGGCTAGAGGGTAGATTCTTAACTCTCACTACACATCAGCCCGATTGATCCTTGGATGGCCCCACGCATGAATATCAAGTTGGACGTCCTTGGTAGAATTTAGTTCATCATCCAGTTGAGGCAGATCCATGCTTCGCTTTTGATCATTCTCCCATGCCAATCGATGGAGCGACTGTCGACCATGCATCGGTGTCAGGCCAGACCGACCAAATGCTCAACAATCCTTGCATTATATCTCGATGTCAACTGTCGTCGGGCCCTGCATCGATCGGCGCTGCCTCAGGCCGTCCAATGATTGATCAACCCAATGATAATCCATGGGACAATCCTCGACGACTCGATCCAATGGACGATCGTCCATGGAGTATGTATTTTCCCTTATATGATTCAAGACAGCTCAACTAAGCATCTACAGCTATCAAGGATCACACATGGCTAGGGTGCAACTTAATGAAGGGATTGGGGCATGTCCGACTATCCGCATCAGCCGGTCGTAGCCTATCCATGCTTCGCCCTCGATCAATCCTTTGATCATGTCGTATCGACCAAGGAAGAACGGGCCAAGACTAAAGCCGCCCGATCTCAAAGGGAGTATCTCTTGCCCTCGACCAATCATTTACGAGATgaccttttattttcctttttacggGTGCCAAGTTAGGAGACATGTCTTTAATAGCTATCATCGAAGCGGATCGATAATTGGAGCTTCTCAAATTCTCACCTCGTCTTTTTTTAGATCCTATTCATTCACATTTTTCTATGCAGAATCAAGTGTGAGAAAAGTTGTTTGCCAAGGTTTGAAATCGAGTTCCAACACTCGGCCATGTCGGGGCAATCTCACATTTTGCCAAAGCTATACTCACCCCGATTGAAAATGAGGCAAACCAAAAGCAAACCACAACTTGAAAAAGGGGATATATTTCTCTATCTCAGGTTGTTTTCAAGgtaacattttcctttttgtaggATCATGCGACCGACCATGACGGCCATCACCATTGAAAGGGAGCAACCAGAGCATTTGAAGTCTTCACTCAACTCGTTCATATATGTTTTAAGGCTTAGATGGAAACGAGCTGGTCCTCGACCCAAAGATTAAACTCCTTGATTTGACCCATTGGCATGTTCTGGGGCAACTCAAATCCCCCATCCACAAGAATTTGCTTTTTATACTTGCATGGTCTTTTCTTTAACAAAGTGCATGAGATTTTCATGCAATATGATTTTGCATGCCCAAAAATGCTCACTCATTTCATAATTTGTGCATaattgttcttcatgtttaatttaccaactctgaatagggAGTGTAAGCTATATATGATGCATCGAATGTACAGAATGGGGTATAatgggatgatgaaaggcaaccCATTTCTACACACATTCCGCGTTATAATCCCCAGTGAGTTTAGCAGCAGCTAGATTCCGCATTCATAAGGCaaagggttttctcgcaaaatgTACGATAGCTGAtgtgacagaggcattcagttctctatc
The genomic region above belongs to Rhodamnia argentea isolate NSW1041297 chromosome 6, ASM2092103v1, whole genome shotgun sequence and contains:
- the LOC125315464 gene encoding uncharacterized protein LOC125315464, with the protein product MEEMMAAFTAKLQPPNSGLLPGLSIPPGDNTGKTSEAAPYRTMPLEDVIIAGMSSGSPPPLPAPQANPVAMGMNDETAKPLAQMEQRIREVEGTHNIPQVDFSAFSKVSVPEKFKMPDFEKYDGTSNPVQHVQMYQARMSKYAANVPLMIQTFQANLKDAAMRWYTDYEIYSMENREKAANAFVKHFSFNLDVLISREDLEQREMKKGETIKHDATRWRNVASQLKPIPPERELMKLFVSTLPRTMRSRILGSAATSFSHLIAMVEEVESGMKKGWYEDAGAPAKRFAVKKDKEPAPQVNVTYTRKPQVQAPKVQTPNQQSENFSTRGQRGYKRNRQYTPLPGTLSQV